The following proteins are encoded in a genomic region of Pseudomonas saponiphila:
- the tssF gene encoding type VI secretion system baseplate subunit TssF, translating to MSFNHYYQSELTALRQLGRRFAERSPALAPFLGQAGRDPDVERLLEGFAFLTGRLRQKLDDELPELSHSLMHLLWPNYMRPLPAFSILQFDPLQRSGPAVAVARDTPVESQPVNEVRCRFRTCYPTEVLPLDLTGLTYSVKGDGALLSLRLEMSCDGHVGELALSRLRLHLAGERYISQMLYLSLLRNLDSIELVPLQAGGAPLQGANGDPLSFKIPGNQVQPVGFAEEQALIPYPLNTFRGYRYLQEYFSFQDKFLFVDLDGLQVLRSLPEDRLKQVRGLELRFDIRKSGIQRLRPTLDNVKLYCTPIVNLFKHDALPIRLDGKQDEYLLLPAEYDLENCGVFSVDSVTGWAPGGVGYQDYVAFESFEHDPSFDVPQSRPHYSIRQRSSLLHDGLDTYLSFAIRHTEAQETLSIELTCTNQNLPRQLKLGDINLSCEATPDFLRFRNITAATSSFAPPLNRDFLWKLISNMSLNYLSLANVDALKVILETYDLPRYYDQHAERVSKRLLGGLKSIRHEHVDRLHRGLPLRGLRTELTIDPQGYIGEGDLFIFASVLNEFFALYASLNSYHELRVNSTQGEVYQWTPRMGLQPLL from the coding sequence ATGTCCTTCAACCACTACTACCAAAGCGAACTGACCGCACTGCGCCAGTTGGGTCGGCGTTTTGCCGAGCGTAGTCCGGCGCTGGCTCCGTTTCTCGGGCAGGCCGGGCGGGACCCGGATGTGGAGCGGCTGCTGGAAGGCTTTGCCTTTCTCACCGGGCGTCTGCGGCAGAAGCTCGATGACGAGCTGCCGGAGCTCAGCCATTCGTTGATGCATCTGCTGTGGCCCAACTACATGCGGCCGTTGCCGGCGTTCAGCATCCTGCAGTTCGATCCATTGCAGCGCTCGGGGCCGGCGGTGGCGGTGGCCCGTGACACTCCCGTGGAAAGCCAGCCGGTCAACGAGGTGCGCTGTCGTTTTCGCACCTGCTACCCCACCGAGGTGCTGCCCCTGGACCTGACCGGCTTGACCTATTCGGTGAAGGGCGACGGCGCCTTGCTCAGCCTGCGCCTGGAGATGAGCTGTGACGGTCATGTCGGTGAGCTTGCGCTCAGCCGCTTGCGCTTGCACCTGGCCGGTGAGCGCTACATCAGTCAGATGCTCTACCTGAGCCTGCTGCGCAACCTGGACAGTATCGAGCTGGTGCCGTTGCAGGCAGGTGGCGCGCCGTTGCAGGGGGCCAATGGCGATCCGCTGTCGTTCAAGATTCCCGGCAATCAAGTGCAGCCGGTGGGATTTGCCGAAGAGCAAGCGCTGATCCCGTACCCGCTGAACACCTTCCGTGGCTACCGCTATCTGCAGGAGTATTTCTCCTTCCAGGACAAGTTCCTGTTCGTCGACCTGGATGGCCTGCAGGTACTGCGTTCGTTGCCCGAAGACCGCCTCAAGCAGGTGCGCGGGCTGGAGCTGCGTTTCGATATCCGCAAGAGCGGTATCCAGCGCCTGCGGCCGACCCTGGATAACGTCAAGCTGTACTGCACCCCCATCGTCAACCTGTTCAAGCACGACGCGCTGCCGATCCGCCTCGACGGCAAGCAGGACGAATACCTGTTGCTGCCGGCCGAATACGACCTGGAGAACTGCGGCGTGTTCTCGGTGGATTCGGTCACCGGCTGGGCCCCGGGCGGGGTCGGCTACCAGGACTATGTCGCGTTCGAATCCTTCGAGCACGACCCCAGTTTCGACGTGCCCCAGAGCCGTCCGCACTACAGCATCCGCCAGCGTTCATCGTTGCTGCACGATGGCCTGGACACCTACCTGAGTTTCGCCATCCGCCACACCGAGGCCCAGGAAACCCTGTCCATCGAGCTGACCTGCACCAACCAGAACCTGCCCCGGCAGCTCAAGCTCGGGGACATCAACCTGTCCTGCGAGGCAACGCCGGACTTCCTCAGGTTTCGCAATATCACCGCGGCCACGTCCAGTTTCGCGCCGCCGCTCAATCGCGATTTCCTGTGGAAGCTGATCAGCAACATGTCCCTCAACTACCTGTCCCTGGCCAACGTCGATGCGCTCAAGGTGATTCTCGAAACCTACGACCTGCCGCGCTATTACGACCAGCACGCCGAACGGGTCAGCAAACGTTTGCTGGGGGGGCTCAAGTCGATCCGTCACGAACACGTCGATCGCCTGCACCGTGGCCTGCCGCTGCGGGGCCTGCGCACCGAGCTGACCATCGACCCGCAAGGCTATATCGGTGAAGGCGACCTGTTCATCTTCGCTTCCGTGCTCAACGAGTTTTTCGCGCTTTACGCCAGCCTCAATTCGTACCACGAGCTGCGGGTAAACAGTACACAAGGAGAGGTGTACCAATGGACGCCACGCATGGGGTTGCAGCCCCTGCTTTAA
- a CDS encoding PAAR domain-containing protein codes for MSGKPAARLSDPTACPIPGHGVSPIASGSADVLFDGLPAAREGDVSACGGALSGALSSTVFINGRPAATLGSLGSHGNTVIGGSGTVIIGDTHVPAPFVAPLPLVMAGEFNQFLEFRTASGKVVEDLQFFIRSESGIEKSGTTSTGVSSGISTGRKSEVLNVLVSAE; via the coding sequence ATGTCTGGAAAACCTGCGGCGCGGCTCAGCGATCCAACGGCTTGCCCGATTCCCGGGCATGGGGTCAGCCCCATCGCCAGCGGCTCAGCGGATGTGCTGTTCGACGGCTTGCCGGCGGCGCGCGAAGGTGACGTGTCGGCCTGTGGCGGAGCCCTGAGCGGTGCCTTGAGCAGCACCGTGTTCATCAACGGTCGGCCGGCCGCCACTCTGGGCTCGCTGGGCAGTCACGGCAACACGGTGATAGGCGGATCAGGGACGGTGATCATTGGCGATACCCATGTCCCGGCACCGTTTGTGGCGCCGTTGCCTTTGGTCATGGCCGGCGAATTCAATCAATTTCTTGAGTTCAGGACTGCAAGCGGAAAAGTCGTTGAGGATCTGCAGTTTTTCATTCGTTCTGAAAGTGGAATTGAAAAGAGCGGTACGACTTCAACGGGTGTTTCGAGCGGTATTTCGACTGGAAGAAAGTCGGAGGTTCTCAACGTGCTGGTTTCTGCGGAGTGA